The Bos taurus isolate L1 Dominette 01449 registration number 42190680 breed Hereford chromosome 18, ARS-UCD2.0, whole genome shotgun sequence nucleotide sequence GAAAGTGTTGCTAAGAAGTCCCATTGTTTGAAAACACTGCAGGTCGAGTGTCAGATTCAGCCTGTGGACACCAGCAGGAGGCCTTGGCGCTGAGAAGCTGGTGCGTTTGTTCCAGCTGCACTTCAGATGGGCAGTGtctttccctctcccccttcccctcctcccctgctcctGGTGCCCTggtccccacccctcccttcccctcccccaccttttctcccctcccccaggagcaCAACCCCTGCCTCTCAGGCTTCTCTGCCTGGAATCCTCTCCTCCCCCAGCAGGAGGTTCAGCCTTCTGGCTCAGCTGCACCCTGACACTCCGCTTGCCCGGCTGGAACCTCCATCACACAGGCCAGCCCCCATCAGATTGGAATGAGGAACAGAGGCTCACAGATGCTGGCCAGAAACATGAGTCTGGAAGGGATCGGGGTTTCCACGGACGACAAGAAAGCAAGCCCCGGCACTGCTGGCCTCTCTCGGTGCCCGGTGTCCGCGGACACACTCGCCCCTGTGCTAAGCCGGGAGACGCAAAGCCAAGCCCTCTGGGTGGGCCCTGAGACCGTCGCGTCACCTGGGGCTGCTGCCTCCGCGGGCGCTCATTACACATTACATTCTTCTTGCATCAGGATCGCCCGCGCCACCTGCAAAGGAGggactgaaaggaccagagaGCGAGCGGTGGGCGGCGCTCACAACTGAGCCGGGAATGCATGGTTCGGCCAGAGCCGCCACCGCGGCGGGGAGGGCGGAGGGAGCGCCGAGTTGGGACCCCACGGGCAACTGCAGCCTCGCCCCCTCGGAGCGTCCCTAGCGGCACATGGGGTGCAGCCTCCTGTCCCAACCAGTCTTCTTCCCACGCGCCGACTTGGAGCCGGCGGGCAGCTGAGCCCTGGGCCGGCCTCGGCCTGCGTCCCGGCTCCCGCGCACCCCTTCCTGCTCTTGCTTCCTGCCGTCTCCTCCTGGGTTTTCGTCTCGGGAGGGCGCCCCTCCAGCCTCGGCCGCCGCTCGCCTCCTCTCGAGTTTTGCGGGTTCCCAGAAGGGgcgggcttccccgatggcttagagggtaaagcgtccgcctgcaattcaggagacccgtgttcaatccctgggtcgggaagatcccctggagaaggaaatggcaacccactccagtactcttgcctggaaaatcccatggatggaggagcctcgtaggctacagtccatggggtcacaaagagtcggacacgactgagtgacgataCATCCAGAAGGGGCGGGAGCTGACGCTGCCTGCCCAACCCAGGGCCCTGCAGGCCGTGCGGGCTCGTTTGGTCCAGGGGCTTCCTGGATGCCCGGTCCTCGGACTCGGACTCCGCTCTCCGCATCCTCCGACGCCTCCTCCGACTACCAGTTCCCGCCGGCCGCCTGCAGTGCCAAGACCTCCCCCAGGTGGCCTTTGGACAATTTCAACCTCCCGCCCTCCCaggccttttccttttcttcctccatcaCCTCAGCCACGTCCTAGGTCGCCCGGAGCGCCGCGAGCTCCAGGAGCTCCCtacccccccaccccggcccatCTTCCTCCTCATCCCCCACAGCTCCCCAGCGCGCCCCGGGGAGCCTTCTTGCCCTTGAAGGGGGTCTGGGGCTCAGTCTTGGTGGGGAGACACATTCATTCCGGCAGGTGTTGTCGTTGGCCTTCCTCAGGACGACGGCGGCCACCTGGAAGCCTGCCTCTTGCACCTTCACGCGGTTCCGGAGGTGTCCTCGGCCATGACAGACAAGACCTCTtgtcttccttgtccttcagccCAGCGACTCCATCACAGAAGCCATTTTCAACACCTCGTCCTGGGCAGAGGGGTCTGTATGAGCCACAAGGGCTACAAACTCAGGATTGTCCaccctctctttttcttgatctCCGTTTTCCTGGGACTCGCTTTGGGAGGCGTCGCTGTCCGCGGTCTTCTCACCAGACGCGTCTCCCACTGCCAGTATGGCTGATAAGTCGACCCCCGCCCGAAGGGGgaatctttctccttctccttttttttggctttgtccGTCACCGTTGCCAAGGCCAAGAACTCACTGAGGACCTTGCCCGTCATTTCCTTGGCTCTGGAGGCCCCACTACCCAAGGAACTCCTCCGCGGTGGCCTGCAGCATGCTATGACCCTCATCCCCGCTTAGGTCCTCCCGGTCCATCTCCTGGATCAGGAGCCCCAGGCTCTCCTCAGAAGAGTCCTCCGACTCTCGCTTCCCCGATGTGGACGGCCGCCCTCCATAGTCCCTCTTCTTGCCCGTCTGGGTCCACCTGCTGCCTCTGGTTCTGTTTCCGCGATCTCGATGACCTGATGTTCTAgcatttttggctgcatcaggagCGAGGTCAGCCTCCCTGACCGTCGGCCCCGATCCCCGAGCCTGAGTCTCCGAATCAGGAGGGGTGGATCTGTCCCCAGAGACCCTGGCCACTGCCGCCTCGGGGGGAAGGAAGTTCACCCAGCAGCGACCGTCTCATCTGCCTCAGGACCGTCGTGTCCTCCGCGCTTTCCTTGCACAGAACCCTCTAGACGCCGTCCCTGCCCGGATCTCACCGGGGATGGCGCTGTGATTAATGTTCTCCACAAACTCCATCACGGTGGCTTTGGCCTTCTCGACCCTCATGGCCCTGGCGTTCCTCAGCCCGAACgtgccctggggcaggaagaccGGCTGCAGGACCGCTTGGATGGCCGCCGGCTCCACGTCCTCTGGGAGGCCCCGTGCACGTCCAGGGCCAGCCCCCTGCACCAGTCCCCCCAGAGGGCCCGTGGCCATGGTGCCGCCTCTGGCGCTGATCGCGGAGCAGGAGGGAGCCCGAGGTGCATGTGGGCTGCGGGGCCCTGGGCAAATGCCACCCTGGAACAGCGCCGCAGGGCCTGGAGTTCAGGTTTAGATGAACGTGACCAGGTTCCGGCTCCTGCTGCTCCCGGGCGACTGACCCAGCGGCCATTCCCGAGACCCCCTCCTCATGGGGGTCCTAGCACCCACAGGGAGTTTGCGTGGCAAATCCAGGGATGCCACCGGCCCCTCCGCTCCGCCCTTTGTGCCTGACCGAGGCGGAATGACACGGCGGCGCCCGGGCCagttggtggggaggggggcgcgGTCGACACCTAGAGCAGCGGGGAGAGGCACGTCCTCCTCGCGGCTCCGGGGCCACGTCTGGCCATGCGCCCTTCTCTCAGTCTCTGCAGTTCTGCGCGGAGGCGGCTGCTCGGCCCTGCGCGTGCGCACACAGGCTCGCCCCGGCTCCCAGCTGGGCCGCGTCACCATGGCAACGCTGGGGCTGCTGCCTGGGTCTCAGTTGCTGGGGTCTGAAGGGATCCAGCTCTAGACGAGCTCAAGCAAAGGAAGACTCTGGGGGTTGGGATCACCATCTGTGATGAGCCCCCACAAAGGCCATATTCACAGGGGGCAAGACAGCAGTTAGGGACATCCGCGATCTCCTTCAGGGGTAGACGCTTCCAGCCCTCCACCGTGTACAGATGGGGTTCAGGCTGCAGAGACATAGATCAAGAGCCTCTGGCCGCCCACGGTGGAACCAGGACTCACTCTTGGGGTGCAAGCCACGCTCAGAGTTTTCGGGCCTCACTCATTGGGAATCGGCTTCAGTAAGGATACACAGGCCTCGGCTGCGAAGTGCTGGCATCCTTTAGGGTCCACAGCCCTCATTGATGGGGTCCGGCCTCGCTCTTACAGATGTTTCTGTAGCCATAACCAGACACCTACTATTAACTGTGTTTTTGCATATGGTTCCTGTGTGGGTGTGATCAGCAGTGAGAATAGACATCACTTCCAGAAGAAGACCTTGATCCTGACTGGGTCTACAGGCTGGGATGGGTGAATGTCATAGCTACCACGAACACACTTCCCCTTCATCATCCTTGCTAACCCTCACCCCAGCTCTACATAAATCAGGCACTGTGGCCCAGCCATTGGGTTTCTGCTGCTGCCCCCGCTATGACTCTGGGAAGTTTCCTGGGTTTCTCTGTGTAATGCACATAACCATTAACCCTACTCATAggatccttgggcttccctggtggcccagatgttaaagaatctgcctgcaacttgggagagccaggtttgatccctgggttggaaagaccccctggagaagggaatggcaatccactccagtattcttgcctgggaaatcccatggacagaggaacctggcaggctacactccatggggtggcaaagagtcagacatgattgagtgactaacactttcacttttcactttcataggatCCTTAAGGGGATTAAACAGGATGATCCACGAAAGCCTTTGGAACAGAGGTTGGCCCAGAGCTGGTGCTCCCTGAAAGATGGCGATGAGAATTCATTCTTTCTTGACCCTTTTTAcaataatttaatataaatatatatatttaattgtcaaataaatatataaataaagaaggaaattttaaaaaaagaaatcaaaacacttcgtttttgttttgtttttaatgtaggAAGAGAGTTTATTGCAAGGTTACCATGGCAACTGGTCCTAGGACAACCAAACTGCTTGCTCACTCTCCTACCTGCCCCTCAGCTTTCATTTTCCCTgcttctcccttttcctttcctttccaccaaatGGGTGTCACTTTTCTCTCTAGAGCAGTGTGGtctaaaagaaatataatgcaagCCCCCAAGGCAAGCCACATGTGTAATATGTAAGTTTGCTAACGGCTACcttcaatatataaaaaacagGGGAAATGAATTTTAGGAatagattttcatttatttacattattcattatttacaatagccaagatatggagcAACTTAAGTGCCcgttaacagatgaatggataaaatggataaacaagattcCTTCATCTTTattgtatattataatatatagagGATTTACACGTGTGTTTATAAATAAAgaagattttctatatatatatatgattgagtaatattccactaaatacaatggaatttattatttaaagacccattttaaaaagtaaaaaatcttgccatttgggaTAACACTGATGGAACTAGATGGTATTGTGCTgagcaaaataagtcagagacaaacaaatactatattattctacttatatgtggaatctaaaaacaaacaaacaaatgaacaaacataacaaaacagaaacatagttACAGATACAGAAGAGAAACCAGTGGTTGTCAGGTGGTGGTGGTAGGGGTGAAGAAATACAAAGAGATTAAGATTCAGAGGCAAGTCCCGGAAGTATACTTCAGGAGTTTCTATTAACAGCAGTTTGACCTCCAGAGGGCAGTTTGCAAACGTGATCTGGGCACCTGAAGCGTTTAGCGCCCCATTTGGGAAGCCTGTGTGTAGGCTGCCAGGAACGGTCATGAACTTTGAACTGATCCACATCTTCCCCTACTTTTGGGGATCCCTCCAGGCAttcacacctacacaaaaaaatcAGTTCACCGTGATCTCAGCTCAGAACCTAACTCCATGTAACATACAAACACACAGCATAGTTTTAAAACTGGTTTTCATCACCGCTGACTATGGCAGTTTCTATTCTAGGGCCCCTGCCATCCTTCTTGCATAATTCCAGTTTCTGTTCATACTCAAGCCCACATTTATTCCCGAAAGACAGGTGCAATGGATCTTTGTTCCATTTTCTGGCCGCAGATGGAATTCTCCCTCATTTCTCTCCTGATCAGAGTGAGCCAGAGCTGAGCAGGAACATGGTCCCAGAAGTCGAGTAGAAAATTAGAGAGCAAGGATCAGCTAGGCAGGGCGCTGGGAACTCCAATCTGTCCTGCCTAGCCCCTCTCTGGATATCTGTCCTGGAATTAGGATGCTCTGTTGGACAGAGATGGGACCCATGACTGGCCTAGCCACTGCCTccaagctgggaaaaaaaaaagagagagagagagagcttatTAAACGTTCTGCAAAATTCTTCCCACTCCCTGTGTTTGAGGACAAACGCTGTGCCTGCTTGTTAagaaggaatgctcaaaattctccaagccaggcttcagcactatgtgaaccgtgaatttcctgatgttcaagctggttttagaaaaggcagaggaaccagagatcaaattgccaacatccgctggatcatggaaaaagcaagagtgttccaaaaaaacatctatttctgctttatggactatgccaaagcctttgactgtgtggatcacaataaactgtggaaaatcgtgaaagagatgggaataccagaccacctgatctgcctcttgagaaatttgtatgcaggtcaggaagcaacagttagaactggacatggaacaacagactggttccaaataagaaaaggagtccgtcaaggctgtatattgtcaccctgcttatttaacatatatgcagagtacatcatgagaaacgctggactggaagaagcacaagctggaatcaagattgccgggagaaatatcaataacctcagatatgcagatgacaccacccttatggcagaaagtgaagaggaactcaaaagcctcttgatgaaagtgaaagtggagagtgaaaaagttgtcttaaagctcaacattcagaaaacgaagatcatggcatttggtctcatcacttcatggaaaatagatggggaaacagtggaaacagtgtcagactttatttttgggggctccaaaatgactgcagatggtgactgcagccacgaaattaaaagacgcttacaccttggaaggaaagttatgaccaacctagatagcatattcaaaagcagagacagatgctgagggggtgggagggcaggaggtgaggctgtaaaaaaaaaaaaaaaaaaaagcagagacattactttgccaacaaaggttcgtctagtcaaggctatggtttttcctgtggtcacgtatggatgtgagagttggactgtgaagaaggctgagcaccaaagaattgatgcttttgaactgtggtgttggagaagactcttgagagtcccttggactgcaaggagatccaacgagtccattctgaaggagatcagccctgggatttctttggaaggaatgacgctaaagctgaaactccagtactttggccacctcatgcgaagagttgactcattggaaaagactctgatgctgggagggattgggggcaggaggagaaggggacgacagaggatgagatggctggatggcatcactgactcgatggacgtgagtttgagtgaactccaggagttggtgagggacagggaggcctggcgtgctgcgattcatggggtctcaaaaagtcggacacgactgagcgactgaactgaactggtggatgcagaggatgagattgtgagacagcatcatcaactcaatggccatgagtctgagcaaactccgggagacaggggaggacagggaaggcCGGCGTGCTGAAGTCccgggggtctcaaagagtcggatgcaagtCAGCGCCTGAACGACAACAGCACTATTGGAGCGGAGGGTCTCAAAGTGTGGTCGTGGGACCCCTAGGGAATCTGCAAGGACCTTTCAGGGGGTCGTGAGATTGACACCATTTTCATAATACTGCTCAAACATTATCtgtctttttcactctcattctctcACGAGTGTTCAGTGGAAGTTTTCAGAGGCAACATGACATGAGATATTGCAGCTGAACACATGCAGAAGCAGGTATGAAAAACCAGTTTCTGTTGAGTCAGACAGGAAAGAGATTtcctaaaagataaaaacaatgcCGCTCTTctcaatttgtttttgttttggaaaatatagcTATACATATGTTATTTGGGTGAACACGTCACATATGTTTGCTAGTGCTGTTTTTAAACAAGTTCATAAGTAAATACTTCTAATTGCTCGGTTGACATTCTTCCAGTGGTACATATAGACAGATTGAACCCACagaaacaaaagctctttggggTCCGTGATGAGTTTTTTAATAATGTAAGACATCTTGAGACCAAGCAATTCCAGAACCACCGAGTTGGAAACACACACCGCTGAGTTGGTACAACACGAGGTGCCCTAGGGCCCTGAGGTAAGAAAAAGGTGACTGGGGGTGTTTCTCCTGCAGGTTATAATTGAATCACGGGAATGAAGTTCACTGCTTCTTTGTCCCCACGCCATAGTCTTTCTGCTCCTCTTTCTTCAATCTCTCCCTCCagtggttaccagggaaaccGCAACAGCAGATCCTCAAAGCAAAATTCATTTCACTGCCTTGTGTCTGGATCTCAGTGGCCAGTGGCATGCCTTTCAGGACATGTAGATCCAAGGAACTGTCAACTCCACCTGCTTCCGTGTCTTTAAAATGACATCTGATCCTCACCCCCTTCTCCCATTCCTCCATCAACCTGGACAACTCTTTTCGTTTTGCACGTTTTcatgtctgtctttttcttttcatgtgttcttgCAAAATGTGCATTGCTGTTTGGGGGCATTTAGCTATGTTTGCACAATTCCTTGTATGGTATCTATCTCCATTCGTTTCTCActtctttaaacttttaattttattttggagtatagttgattaacaatgtgacagtttcaggtatacagcaaagtgattcatatatattctttttcaaattctttccccatttaggttgttacataatattgagcagagctccctgtgttatgcagtagtgcttatctattttattttatttttgccatgctgcatggcatgtggaatcttagttcccagaccaggacttgaacctgtgccccctgcaatggaagctctgggtcttaaccattgggctgccagggaagtcccagttatccattttaaatatagcagtgtctacaggtcaatcccaaactc carries:
- the PNMA8B gene encoding LOW QUALITY PROTEIN: paraneoplastic antigen-like protein 8B (The sequence of the model RefSeq protein was modified relative to this genomic sequence to represent the inferred CDS: inserted 8 bases in 6 codons; deleted 5 bases in 4 codons; substituted 5 bases at 5 genomic stop codons) gives rise to the protein MATGPLGGLVQGAGPGRARGLPEDVEPAAIQAVLQPVFLPQGTFGLRNARAMRVEKAKATVMEFVENINHSAIPGEXPGRDGVXRVLCKESAEDTTVLRQMRRSLLGELPSPEAAVARVSGDRSTPPDSETQARGSGPTVREADLAPDAAKNARTSGHRDRGNRTRGSRWTQTGKKRDYGGRPSTSGKRESEDSSEESLGLLIQEMDREDLSGDEGHSMLQATAEEFLGXWGLQSQGNDGQGPQEFLALATVTDKAKKKEKEKDSPFGXGVDLSAILAVGDASGEKTADSDASQSESQENGDQEKERVDNPEFVALVAHTDPSAQDEVLKMASVMESLGXRTRKXQEVLSVMAEDTSGXRVKVQEAGFQVAAVVLRKANDNTCRNECVSPPRLSPRPPSRARRLPGARWGAVGDEEEDGPGWGGRELLELAALRATXDVAEVMEEEKEKAWEGGRLKLSKGHLGEVLALQAAGGNWXSEEASEDAESXESESEDRASRKPLTKRARTACRALGWAGSQLPPLLDVSSLSRVRLFVTPWTVAYEAPPSMGFSRQEYWSGLPFPSPGDLPDPGIEHGSPELQADALPSKPSGKPAPSGNPQNSRGGERRPRLEGRPPETKTQEETAGSKSRKGCAGAGTQAEAGXRAQLPAGSKSARGKKTGWDRRLHPMCR